One window of Candidatus Mycobacterium wuenschmannii genomic DNA carries:
- a CDS encoding GAF and ANTAR domain-containing protein yields MVSDHRTRLTQQMAESVQRLLRRQEINERDLLAELVSGAVRLLPCVQHAGITVSTKEVVTTEVSTGPIPEELDQVQARYHMGPCLWAAKHEDIVRLDDVEYDPRWPAYSRYAAEHTPVRSVLSLSLATDRPGRSALNMYAEKPHAFDVGMVETAFAYSAYTAVAWALARRDVQFHEALASRDVIGQAKGMIMERFSIGSQQAFDLLKRLSQSSNTPLAEIAAGLVEAEHAGSNRPGDRASL; encoded by the coding sequence ATGGTCAGCGATCACCGAACCCGCCTCACCCAGCAGATGGCCGAGTCCGTCCAGCGGTTGCTCCGACGGCAAGAGATCAATGAGCGTGATCTTCTAGCCGAATTAGTCTCGGGCGCAGTCCGTCTCCTGCCGTGCGTACAACACGCAGGCATCACGGTCTCCACCAAAGAGGTGGTTACCACCGAAGTGTCGACCGGCCCGATCCCCGAAGAGCTTGACCAAGTTCAAGCCCGTTATCACATGGGACCATGTCTGTGGGCGGCCAAGCACGAGGACATCGTCCGCCTCGACGACGTCGAATACGATCCACGCTGGCCGGCATACAGTCGCTACGCGGCAGAGCACACTCCCGTACGGTCCGTCCTGAGTCTGTCACTTGCGACCGACCGTCCAGGCCGCAGTGCCCTCAACATGTATGCAGAGAAGCCGCATGCCTTCGACGTCGGCATGGTGGAGACCGCGTTCGCATACAGCGCCTACACCGCGGTGGCGTGGGCGTTAGCCAGGCGCGATGTTCAATTTCATGAAGCCTTGGCCTCTCGCGACGTCATCGGTCAGGCGAAGGGGATGATCATGGAGCGCTTCTCAATCGGCAGCCAGCAGGCGTTCGACTTGCTCAAACGATTGTCCCAGTCGTCCAACACGCCGTTAGCGGAGATTGCTGCGGGACTCGTTGAAGCCGAGCACGCGGGAAGCAATCGCCCCGGCGACCGCGCGTCGCTCTGA
- a CDS encoding DMT family transporter: MHGADIAALLALGSALCVATGDVLQQRAANRIAHRGVGRFRSLVGLACNRKWQVGVLLLGTSIVLQAAALGRGSVLLVQALLMLSLLFALSVNAKLTDRPVRGGEWLWAGLLTIAVIVVVTVGNPQAGRLSASLHTWSQVGAVIGPIMLGCLVIARRTSSGEMAAVMYALFAGSMWGAFAVLTKEVVARLANGYGAVLHAPEFFASLAVAVGGFIGGQLAFRAGPLTASMPALQMAQPVMAAVLGVVVLDETLDTDRIGLIAIGVALIVMAVAIFQLARIDARLTRQHADTHSDSMSSPVASR, translated from the coding sequence ATGCACGGGGCTGACATCGCCGCCCTTCTCGCACTGGGTTCAGCATTGTGCGTCGCCACCGGTGACGTGTTGCAGCAGCGCGCCGCGAATCGGATCGCTCATCGCGGTGTCGGCAGGTTTCGTTCGCTCGTCGGCTTGGCGTGCAACCGGAAATGGCAAGTCGGCGTGCTGTTGCTCGGCACCAGCATCGTGCTGCAAGCCGCTGCACTGGGCCGGGGCTCGGTGCTACTCGTGCAGGCGCTGCTGATGCTGTCGCTCTTGTTCGCGCTGTCCGTCAACGCCAAACTGACCGATCGCCCGGTGCGCGGTGGCGAGTGGCTCTGGGCCGGGCTACTGACCATCGCAGTGATCGTCGTGGTCACTGTCGGCAATCCACAGGCAGGCCGCCTCAGCGCTTCGCTGCACACGTGGTCTCAGGTGGGAGCGGTGATCGGTCCAATCATGCTCGGGTGTCTCGTCATTGCCCGACGAACAAGCAGCGGTGAGATGGCCGCGGTGATGTACGCGTTGTTTGCCGGATCGATGTGGGGCGCGTTCGCCGTGCTGACCAAGGAGGTCGTCGCGCGACTTGCCAACGGCTACGGGGCAGTGCTGCACGCCCCCGAGTTCTTCGCCTCGCTGGCCGTGGCGGTGGGCGGCTTCATCGGTGGTCAGCTGGCATTTCGGGCGGGGCCTTTGACCGCGTCGATGCCGGCTCTGCAGATGGCGCAACCCGTGATGGCGGCCGTACTAGGTGTGGTCGTGCTCGATGAAACGCTCGACACCGATCGAATCGGTCTGATCGCGATCGGTGTGGCGCTGATCGTGATGGCGGTAGCCATCTTTCAGCTAGCCCGCATCGATGCGCGACTCACCCGTCAGCACGCCGACACGCACTCTGACTCGATGTCGTCGCCGGTGGCCAGCCGCTGA
- a CDS encoding GNAT family N-acetyltransferase — protein MTTTSNDIVVRHPNENDWDAVYANQARTFGDPIDAASIEAWKQRVKLEDILIAEDIADPDDPFIVGTTIVYRTLLTVPGGARLRAAWLTMTAVASTHQGRGVWAQLSLKGLEILIERGYPIVCGVPTQTEMYDNVGAGVASYSQKLVIDRRSATLRNPPEAYHTRELNAAQARHVLPEIYERWCTATNGAVQRTDAWWNDSLEDRPTQRGNGSVLNCTTHPDGFLTYRVVGQSTHAFRPPLGSTVVEDFCAVTDEAHTELLAALLTLEMFDHISIDAPLDDALPLKLTDLRAAEVDAVSDWLWVRINDVPEALGARGYMADADVALEVVDPLDLSGGRFLLQVRDGAGKCLPHEGPADIEISLADLGTIYTGAHRPSELVRAGRITELREGAMHILDDIFRVQRVPFCNTLF, from the coding sequence ATGACCACGACATCCAACGACATTGTCGTCCGGCACCCGAACGAAAACGATTGGGACGCAGTGTATGCGAATCAAGCACGCACATTCGGCGATCCGATAGACGCGGCCAGTATCGAGGCGTGGAAACAACGCGTGAAGTTGGAAGACATCCTGATCGCTGAAGATATCGCCGATCCTGATGATCCCTTCATCGTCGGGACCACAATCGTCTACCGCACACTTCTCACCGTGCCCGGCGGCGCCCGGTTGCGGGCCGCGTGGCTCACGATGACGGCGGTTGCGTCGACACACCAGGGGCGAGGAGTCTGGGCGCAGTTGAGCCTCAAAGGACTTGAGATACTGATCGAGCGTGGCTATCCCATTGTGTGCGGCGTCCCGACGCAGACCGAAATGTACGACAACGTAGGCGCCGGCGTAGCCAGCTACAGTCAAAAACTCGTCATCGACCGACGGTCGGCGACGTTACGCAACCCGCCGGAGGCTTACCACACGCGTGAGCTCAATGCGGCACAAGCGCGGCACGTGCTGCCTGAAATCTACGAAAGATGGTGCACGGCAACAAATGGCGCCGTCCAACGTACTGACGCGTGGTGGAACGACAGCTTGGAGGACCGGCCCACCCAGCGGGGTAACGGATCGGTGTTGAACTGCACGACACATCCAGACGGTTTCCTGACCTATCGCGTCGTCGGTCAATCTACCCACGCGTTCCGACCTCCGCTCGGGTCGACCGTGGTCGAGGATTTCTGTGCGGTCACCGACGAAGCCCACACCGAACTGCTCGCGGCGTTGCTCACACTCGAGATGTTCGACCACATCAGCATCGACGCGCCCCTCGACGACGCTCTTCCGCTGAAGCTGACGGACCTGCGTGCAGCCGAGGTCGACGCCGTCAGCGACTGGCTGTGGGTCCGCATCAACGACGTGCCGGAGGCCCTCGGCGCACGTGGCTACATGGCCGACGCCGACGTTGCATTGGAAGTCGTTGATCCTCTTGATCTATCGGGCGGAAGATTTCTGCTACAGGTACGCGATGGCGCCGGCAAATGCCTTCCTCACGAGGGGCCCGCTGACATCGAGATCAGTCTCGCAGACCTCGGGACCATCTACACGGGCGCCCATCGGCCATCAGAACTTGTCCGTGCCGGACGCATCACCGAGTTGCGCGAAGGTGCCATGCACATCTTGGACGACATATTCCGCGTGCAGCGAGTTCCGTTCTGCAACACGCTGTTTTGA
- a CDS encoding flavodoxin family protein produces the protein MTTTENLTALALVCSLKPSPAPSSSELMAQHLLHELSSHGVAGQTARCADYDIKPGVEADMGDGDEWPTIRQKALAADILIVATPTWMGHLSSVAQRVLERLDAELSETDKDNRPIVTGKVAIAAVVGNEDGAHHIVAEVFQGLNDVGYTIPAQGCTYWNGEAMGKTDYNDLDEIPQGTASATAAAARNAAHLAAVLKARQYPPYPS, from the coding sequence ATGACTACAACCGAGAACCTGACCGCCCTCGCATTGGTGTGCAGTCTCAAGCCGTCGCCGGCTCCGTCCAGTAGTGAACTCATGGCACAGCATCTGCTGCACGAGTTAAGCTCGCATGGCGTTGCCGGGCAGACCGCCCGCTGCGCGGATTACGACATCAAGCCGGGTGTGGAAGCCGACATGGGCGATGGAGACGAGTGGCCCACCATCCGTCAAAAAGCCTTAGCGGCCGATATTTTGATTGTCGCGACCCCGACGTGGATGGGGCACTTGTCCAGTGTCGCGCAGCGCGTGCTGGAACGGCTCGACGCCGAGTTGTCCGAGACCGACAAAGACAATCGTCCGATTGTGACCGGCAAAGTGGCGATCGCCGCCGTGGTGGGCAACGAAGACGGCGCCCACCACATCGTCGCCGAAGTGTTCCAGGGCCTCAACGATGTGGGCTACACCATTCCCGCCCAGGGTTGTACGTATTGGAATGGCGAGGCGATGGGTAAAACGGACTACAACGACCTCGACGAGATACCGCAGGGCACTGCGTCAGCCACTGCGGCAGCTGCGCGCAACGCGGCCCACCTCGCAGCGGTACTCAAAGCCAGACAGTATCCGCCTTACCCGTCGTGA
- a CDS encoding alpha/beta hydrolase, producing the protein MPLTVEIVAAMALVLVLACRRPPLRPLTSGAGAAVGLIIMLTARTALHDSGLSGELPPWTLWGWTSVTGFAAAIAVMGWRRASGWWRHGAVFASSFCLLSTGLVVNAWIGYLPTVTIAWDQLTGAPLHPVLDLPAATAMRSRGAQPHDGQLVPIDTGDRASGFRHRTEWVYLPPAWFSGRDSAVSAVLMIGGEFSTTIDWARAGAAITSANEYAKAHDGYAPILVFADANGAFANDTECVNGTRGRAADHLTGDVLPTVANLFRVSANPSRWAVAGFSSGGTCAVDLAAMHPELFSRFVDIAGDERPSAGNPTRTLQRLFAGDQRAQAAFDPATVIAKHGQYADTAGLFMAPASANFDHQVAQRLCSAAALQGIRCSVQVLPGRHTWPFAAAAFETALPWLAASLGTRDPRPD; encoded by the coding sequence ATGCCCCTGACGGTCGAGATCGTGGCAGCGATGGCGCTAGTGCTCGTTCTCGCGTGTCGTCGACCGCCGCTCAGACCGCTGACCAGCGGCGCAGGTGCGGCGGTGGGCTTGATAATCATGTTGACCGCGCGCACGGCTTTGCACGATTCAGGCCTGTCCGGCGAGTTGCCACCCTGGACGCTGTGGGGTTGGACATCTGTGACGGGCTTCGCGGCGGCTATCGCAGTCATGGGATGGCGGCGGGCGAGTGGCTGGTGGCGGCACGGCGCGGTATTCGCGTCGTCGTTCTGCCTGTTGAGCACCGGCCTGGTCGTGAACGCCTGGATCGGCTATCTCCCGACCGTGACCATTGCGTGGGATCAATTGACTGGGGCGCCGCTGCATCCGGTTCTCGATCTGCCCGCCGCTACGGCGATGCGTTCTCGGGGCGCACAGCCGCATGATGGGCAACTCGTCCCGATCGATACCGGCGACCGGGCGTCGGGCTTTCGCCATCGCACAGAATGGGTGTACCTACCGCCGGCCTGGTTTTCGGGCCGGGATAGCGCAGTCTCCGCCGTGCTGATGATCGGCGGTGAGTTCAGCACGACGATCGACTGGGCCCGCGCCGGTGCGGCCATAACCAGTGCCAACGAGTACGCCAAGGCTCACGATGGTTATGCGCCCATTCTGGTGTTTGCCGACGCCAACGGCGCCTTCGCAAACGACACTGAATGCGTCAATGGCACTCGCGGTCGAGCCGCCGACCATCTGACCGGCGACGTGCTGCCCACCGTCGCCAATCTGTTTCGTGTGAGCGCGAATCCGTCGCGATGGGCGGTCGCAGGGTTCTCCTCTGGAGGTACCTGTGCCGTCGACCTGGCGGCAATGCATCCCGAGTTGTTCAGCAGATTTGTCGACATCGCGGGCGACGAGCGGCCCAGCGCCGGCAACCCTACACGCACACTCCAGCGCCTCTTCGCCGGCGATCAGCGGGCGCAGGCCGCATTCGATCCCGCCACGGTCATTGCCAAGCACGGCCAGTATGCCGACACCGCGGGACTGTTCATGGCGCCGGCGTCGGCGAACTTTGATCATCAGGTGGCACAACGGCTTTGCAGCGCGGCGGCCTTGCAGGGGATTCGCTGCTCGGTGCAAGTACTTCCCGGACGCCACACCTGGCCGTTTGCCGCCGCGGCATTCGAGACGGCGCTGCCGTGGCTGGCCGCGTCGCTCGGCACCCGCGATCCGCGACCGGACTAG
- a CDS encoding glycosyltransferase produces the protein MLTGRHDLASVFIGPMVAQWNALQRLVTEQRPDALLCDVAFTGAVPLLLSSQPRPPVTVCGVGPLMLSSPDTPPFGMGWQPRPGKDYRAMNQVVSGVLFRDVQARFNEALRSLGAPRSPAFVTDWPLLADRVAQLSIPELEYPRTNLPPSVSFAGPVLPPRSTLTKTEHPHRRAKTVVHVTQGTWDNADLTELVVPTAHALGSRNDVAVVVATGRTGQTTLPMTMPHNAFVTDYARYSELLPAVDVMVTNGGFGGVHHALSLGIPLVVAGAASDKPEVAARVAYSGAGIDLRTSRPTARDVRDAVDRILTQPSYRRSARRLAREMQRYNAFDHIANTLIADQDNTRVG, from the coding sequence TTGCTGACCGGTCGGCACGACCTGGCGTCTGTGTTCATCGGTCCGATGGTCGCGCAGTGGAATGCCCTGCAGCGACTGGTGACCGAGCAGCGTCCTGACGCGCTGCTGTGCGATGTGGCATTCACCGGCGCCGTCCCCTTGCTGCTGTCCTCCCAACCGAGGCCACCGGTCACCGTCTGCGGAGTCGGCCCGCTGATGCTGTCCAGCCCTGACACCCCTCCGTTCGGAATGGGCTGGCAACCGCGACCGGGTAAGGACTACCGCGCCATGAATCAAGTGGTGAGCGGCGTGTTGTTCCGTGATGTGCAGGCGCGGTTCAACGAGGCGCTGCGTTCTCTCGGCGCACCACGCTCACCGGCGTTCGTCACCGACTGGCCCTTGTTGGCCGACCGCGTCGCGCAGTTGTCCATCCCGGAACTGGAGTATCCGCGGACGAATCTGCCGCCGTCAGTGAGCTTCGCCGGGCCGGTTCTGCCGCCGCGGTCGACACTCACCAAGACCGAGCACCCGCACCGACGGGCGAAGACGGTTGTGCACGTCACTCAAGGCACCTGGGACAACGCTGACCTGACCGAGCTCGTCGTGCCCACCGCGCATGCCCTCGGGTCACGGAACGATGTCGCAGTCGTCGTGGCAACCGGGCGAACCGGCCAGACGACACTGCCGATGACCATGCCGCACAACGCTTTTGTCACCGATTACGCCCGGTACAGCGAACTGCTCCCAGCGGTGGACGTCATGGTCACCAACGGTGGGTTCGGCGGCGTGCACCACGCCTTGTCCTTAGGGATACCCCTGGTCGTCGCGGGCGCCGCCTCCGACAAACCCGAGGTTGCTGCCCGTGTCGCGTATTCCGGCGCCGGCATCGACCTCCGGACATCGCGGCCCACCGCCCGCGACGTCCGCGACGCGGTGGATCGGATCCTCACGCAACCGTCGTACCGCCGCTCGGCTCGCAGGCTGGCCCGAGAGATGCAGCGCTACAACGCATTCGACCATATTGCTAATACGCTGATAGCGGACCAGGACAACACGCGCGTGGGCTAG
- a CDS encoding spore photoproduct lyase family protein: MVREQSTAVQTATRESRAPTIWTPHRVLVTRSAFELPHGANIAARCEAAGVADIEVLAGDRLPALRADNDRAAYALAKRTLAVVVAPPSKRRLQPIPPSADWRVDLAQGCPAHCQYCYLAGSLAGPPITRVYANLPEILAEMDRHVGRGSITSASAERSHEGTTFEASCYTDPLALEHLTGSLSATIAHVGTHDWPGPVGLRFTTKFDDVTPLLGLPHAGRTRVRLSVNAEQVSRRFEGGTASVTRRIAALHELADASYPIGLTIAPIMPIPEWRNGYGELLRHVADAVRDISDVDLTVECITHRFTPASKAVLLDWYPRTKLEMDESVRTRKFGKYGSAKYVYPKDVMAQMRSWFEAELAATLPSARMLYWT, encoded by the coding sequence ATGGTTAGAGAACAGTCCACCGCCGTTCAGACCGCGACTCGCGAGTCCAGGGCCCCGACGATATGGACGCCGCACCGGGTGTTGGTGACACGTTCGGCGTTCGAGTTGCCGCATGGCGCGAACATCGCCGCACGCTGCGAAGCGGCTGGTGTCGCCGATATCGAGGTGCTCGCCGGCGATCGGCTACCTGCACTGCGGGCCGACAACGATCGGGCCGCTTACGCCTTGGCCAAGCGCACACTCGCCGTTGTAGTCGCCCCACCCAGCAAGCGCCGTCTCCAGCCCATCCCGCCCAGCGCCGATTGGCGTGTCGACCTTGCTCAGGGATGTCCAGCACACTGCCAGTACTGCTATCTGGCCGGGTCGCTGGCCGGTCCCCCTATCACCCGCGTCTACGCCAACCTCCCCGAAATCCTGGCCGAGATGGATCGTCACGTTGGACGCGGCTCCATCACCTCTGCGTCCGCCGAAAGGTCCCATGAGGGAACTACTTTTGAAGCATCGTGTTATACGGATCCGCTGGCGTTGGAGCACTTGACGGGTTCGCTGTCGGCGACCATCGCGCACGTCGGGACGCACGACTGGCCGGGTCCGGTCGGACTGCGGTTCACCACCAAGTTCGACGATGTCACACCGCTGCTCGGCTTACCCCATGCCGGCCGCACCCGCGTGCGACTTTCGGTCAACGCCGAGCAGGTCTCACGGCGCTTCGAGGGTGGCACGGCGAGCGTGACGCGGCGCATCGCGGCCCTGCATGAACTAGCGGATGCCAGCTATCCGATCGGGCTGACGATCGCGCCGATCATGCCTATTCCGGAGTGGCGCAACGGCTATGGCGAATTGTTGCGACATGTTGCTGACGCCGTTCGCGACATCTCGGACGTCGACCTGACCGTGGAGTGCATCACGCACCGCTTCACCCCAGCCAGCAAGGCGGTGTTGTTGGACTGGTATCCACGAACCAAGCTCGAGATGGACGAGTCCGTTCGGACGCGCAAGTTCGGCAAGTACGGTTCTGCGAAGTACGTATACCCGAAAGACGTGATGGCTCAGATGCGTTCGTGGTTCGAAGCTGAACTCGCCGCGACGCTTCCATCAGCGCGCATGTTGTACTGGACCTGA
- a CDS encoding SDR family oxidoreductase, whose amino-acid sequence MNAIDPGKLATCLQVLADIEALPPEHPDAVAVRRATARIFKSVRKARRTAKRDAVAAADRAVIAATATGAPGRIDDETAGLPLVSTAVGASAGTLLRSRACYICKQHHTVVDAFYHQLCPECAALNRAKRDACTDLTGRRALLTGGRAKIGMYIALRLLRDGAHTTITTRFPNDAVRRFATMPDSGDWLHRLRVVGIDLRDPAQVVALADTVAAQGPLDILINNAAQTVRRAPGSYAALVDAERAPASELVDVLTFDRVSDAHPAALAGSLAEHQTPHAITELALTARSASPERIAAGVAIDAGGLLPDTASVNSWTQRVHEVDAMELLEVQLCNQTAPFILVSRLRPAMAASPARRTYVVNVSAMEGQFGRKYKGPGHPHTNMAKAALNMLTRTSAGEMLEQDGILMTAVDTGWITDERPHPTKLRLADEGFHAPLDLVDGAARVYDPIVRGEAGEDLYGCFLKDYSPSSW is encoded by the coding sequence GTGAATGCGATCGACCCGGGCAAGCTTGCTACCTGCCTACAGGTCCTGGCCGACATCGAGGCGTTGCCGCCCGAGCACCCCGACGCGGTCGCGGTGCGTCGCGCAACGGCGCGCATCTTCAAATCGGTTCGCAAGGCCCGCCGAACCGCCAAGCGCGACGCGGTAGCCGCCGCGGACCGTGCCGTCATCGCCGCCACGGCCACCGGCGCCCCCGGCCGTATCGACGACGAGACCGCGGGTCTGCCGCTGGTGTCCACCGCGGTCGGCGCGAGCGCGGGAACGCTGCTCCGCTCACGTGCCTGCTACATCTGCAAGCAACACCACACTGTGGTCGACGCGTTCTACCACCAGCTCTGTCCGGAGTGCGCCGCGCTGAATCGCGCCAAGCGCGACGCTTGCACCGACCTCACCGGTCGGCGAGCCCTACTCACCGGCGGTCGCGCCAAGATCGGCATGTACATCGCGCTGCGACTCCTTCGCGACGGCGCTCACACGACCATCACCACCCGCTTCCCGAATGACGCGGTGCGCCGCTTCGCGACGATGCCCGACAGCGGCGACTGGCTGCACCGGCTACGGGTGGTCGGCATCGATCTGCGCGACCCCGCTCAGGTCGTCGCGCTCGCGGACACGGTTGCCGCGCAAGGGCCGTTGGACATCCTGATCAACAACGCCGCCCAGACCGTGCGTCGCGCACCGGGCTCCTACGCGGCGCTCGTCGACGCCGAGCGCGCCCCGGCGTCCGAACTCGTCGACGTCCTCACCTTCGATCGGGTCAGCGACGCCCACCCGGCGGCCTTGGCCGGAAGTCTCGCTGAGCACCAAACCCCGCACGCCATAACAGAACTCGCGCTCACCGCCCGCAGCGCGTCACCGGAGCGAATAGCCGCGGGGGTCGCGATCGACGCGGGCGGCCTGTTGCCCGACACCGCGTCGGTCAACAGCTGGACTCAACGCGTGCACGAGGTCGACGCGATGGAACTGCTCGAGGTCCAACTGTGCAACCAGACCGCGCCGTTCATTCTGGTGAGCCGCCTGCGACCGGCGATGGCCGCGTCGCCCGCTCGCCGGACGTACGTCGTGAATGTGTCGGCAATGGAGGGGCAGTTCGGTCGCAAGTACAAGGGCCCCGGCCACCCGCACACCAACATGGCGAAGGCCGCGCTGAACATGCTGACTCGCACCAGCGCCGGCGAAATGCTCGAGCAGGACGGCATTCTCATGACCGCCGTCGACACCGGCTGGATCACCGACGAGCGTCCGCATCCGACCAAACTGCGACTGGCCGACGAGGGCTTTCACGCCCCGCTCGATCTCGTCGATGGCGCGGCCCGGGTCTACGACCCGATCGTCCGCGGTGAGGCGGGGGAAGACCTTTACGGCTGCTTCCTCAAGGATTACTCCCCGAGCAGCTGGTAG
- a CDS encoding universal stress protein has protein sequence MSYRTIVVGTDGSESSFRAVDRAAAIAAQEGAKLVIASAHNDTSEKGGWSRAPSPDRVSDGKAADSLGGDAYRVHGSASVYAILQDARDRAKSAGAKDIKEEAVTGAPVNALLKLADDVKADLLVVGNLGLGTVAGRLLGSVPDTVARKAKVDILIVHTIE, from the coding sequence ATGAGCTATCGGACAATCGTCGTCGGAACGGACGGCTCGGAGTCGTCGTTCCGTGCGGTCGATCGCGCTGCGGCGATCGCGGCGCAAGAAGGCGCGAAGTTGGTCATCGCGAGCGCACACAACGACACCTCGGAGAAAGGCGGCTGGTCACGGGCGCCCTCCCCCGACCGCGTCAGCGATGGTAAAGCCGCCGACAGTCTCGGCGGCGACGCGTACAGGGTGCACGGCAGCGCCTCGGTGTACGCGATTCTTCAGGATGCCCGCGACCGTGCAAAGTCGGCGGGAGCAAAGGACATCAAAGAGGAAGCGGTCACCGGCGCACCGGTCAACGCGCTGCTGAAGTTGGCCGATGACGTGAAGGCAGATTTGCTCGTCGTCGGCAACCTGGGATTGGGTACCGTTGCCGGCCGGCTGCTGGGTTCCGTGCCCGATACCGTCGCGCGCAAGGCCAAGGTGGACATCCTCATCGTCCACACCATCGAGTAG
- a CDS encoding CDP-diacylglycerol diphosphatase, with the protein MAQESSTNQGVSRRLFIATSAAVGASAALAGTGIWPAFADPAGGNCGSDNDDVSLWKDVKDATPQAPGSNKKVEFPTNPKNPERKDGYAVHTGGPGFGAWDWLILPLIRATGIECHKSWAPDQMLNLWPWAGKWANDSDSHLAGQDWVLAINSGNTHKIPQLHIHVTKFDNKIRKELTAALKTTKPATTASDWSKHTVTLDNRLYRWLQLGSLDHQLFTEVRNYVAKSDGAMADQIIAVVQVDHTKPGSGFYILNSDKALSSHAPFGIDYVENLMYRG; encoded by the coding sequence ATGGCGCAAGAGAGTTCGACCAATCAGGGCGTCAGTCGCCGCCTTTTCATAGCGACGTCCGCCGCCGTGGGCGCCAGCGCGGCTCTTGCGGGAACCGGAATATGGCCTGCTTTCGCCGACCCGGCGGGCGGCAACTGCGGAAGCGACAACGACGATGTGTCGTTGTGGAAGGACGTCAAAGACGCCACCCCGCAGGCACCCGGGTCCAACAAGAAGGTCGAATTCCCCACCAATCCCAAGAATCCGGAACGCAAGGACGGCTACGCGGTACACACCGGCGGTCCCGGATTCGGCGCCTGGGATTGGTTGATCCTGCCGCTCATTCGGGCGACCGGAATCGAATGCCACAAGTCGTGGGCGCCCGACCAGATGTTGAACCTCTGGCCGTGGGCCGGAAAGTGGGCCAACGACTCAGATAGCCACTTGGCCGGGCAGGACTGGGTGCTGGCCATTAATTCCGGCAATACCCACAAAATCCCGCAACTGCATATCCACGTCACGAAATTCGACAACAAGATCCGCAAAGAACTCACCGCCGCACTGAAGACGACAAAACCCGCGACTACCGCGTCCGACTGGTCGAAGCACACGGTGACACTCGACAACAGGCTCTATCGCTGGCTGCAATTGGGCTCGCTCGACCATCAGCTATTCACCGAAGTGCGTAACTACGTCGCCAAGAGCGATGGCGCGATGGCCGACCAGATCATCGCCGTCGTTCAGGTCGACCACACCAAACCGGGAAGCGGCTTCTACATCCTCAACAGCGATAAGGCGCTCAGCAGCCACGCCCCATTCGGTATCGACTACGTCGAGAACCTCATGTACCGCGGGTAA
- a CDS encoding excalibur calcium-binding domain-containing protein, which translates to MTSTRTLRTAFAALPLVVGVWLGQGYVASADPPYEDCSQARADGRSSIPYTDPAYNPDLDLDGDGLACEPSKAHRSRR; encoded by the coding sequence GTGACATCAACTCGCACCCTGCGGACGGCATTCGCCGCGCTACCGCTGGTCGTCGGTGTCTGGCTCGGGCAAGGTTACGTTGCCTCAGCGGACCCGCCCTACGAAGACTGCAGCCAGGCCCGCGCCGACGGCCGGTCGAGCATCCCGTACACCGACCCGGCCTACAACCCGGACCTCGATCTGGACGGCGATGGTCTCGCCTGCGAACCCTCGAAGGCGCATCGATCCAGGCGGTAA